GTCGTGCGTTGGCTGCGCAGGACGCCAGCGTATTCACCAGCCTGCTCGACGCGCGACGGCTGGTCGGCGATCCCGCCCTGGAGGAAGGATTGCGGGCGATCATCAACGATCCCGCGCTGTGGCCTCCCGCCGCCTACCTTGCGGTTCGTCTCGCCGAGCGCGATGCGCGGCACGCGCGTTACAACGACACGGCGTACAACCTTGAGCCGAACCTGAAGGATGGTCCGGGCGGACTGCGTACGCTCGATTCGCTGCGCTGGTTGGGACGGCGGCTTGCGCACGCGGATGACTTCGACGACATGGTGGCCGAAGGCTTGCTCGATCCGGCGGAGAAGGATTCGCTGGAGCAGTCCGAGGCAACGCTGCGCCGCTACCGTTTCGCGCTGCATCTGGAAGCGGGCCGTGCCGAGGAACGCCTGCTGTTCGACTACCAGCGTGCGCTCGCGGCCAGCCTTGGTTTCCAGGACGAGCACGAGAAGAACCTCGGCGTCGAACAGTTCATGCAGGGGTATTACCGTGCGGCCAGCCAGGTCGAGCGCCTTGGCGTGCAGATTGCCGAGCGTTTCGAGGAAATGCTGGAGCCGCCGACCGCTGCACAGCCGGTCGGCGAGGATTTCGTGCGCTACGGCAAGCGACTGGCCGCGCGTGATCCCGACATTTTCATGCGTCGTCATGCGGCGCTCGTCGAAGCCTTCATTGCGCGACTCGGCGAGCCGGGCATCACGGGATTCACGGCGGATACCATGCGCCGCATGCACCAGGCATCAGCCGTGCTGGATGGTTCACTGGGGGATGATCACGACGTGCTGGTCGCGTTCCTGCGGCTGCTGCGCCTGGGTGCGCCGGCCGTGGAGGCGTTGTGGCGGATGAATCGCCATGGCCTGCTGGCGGCGATCCTGCCCGCGTTCGGCAAGGTGTTCGGTCGCATGCAGTACGACCTTTTCCATGTGTATACGGTGGACGAACACACGCTGCGCGTGCTGCGCAACGTCGCGCGCTTTGCCGATCCCGCTGCAGCCACGGAGTTCCCGATCGCCTGCGAAATCTGGCCCACGCTGCCCAAGCCGGAATTGCTGCTGCTGGCCGCGTTGTTCCACGACATCGCGAAAGGGCGCGGCGGCGACCATTCGGTGCTCGGCGAAGAAGAGGCGCTGGCCTTTGGCGCGCGCCTGGGCTTGCCGGAGGAAGACACGCAGCTGGTGGCATGGCTGGTGCGCTGGCACCTCCTGATGAGTACTACGGCGCAACGCCAGGACATCACCGATCCTGACGTGGTACAGCGGTTCGCCGAGACGGTAGGCGATGCCGAGCGCCTGGATTATCTCTACCTGCTTACCATCGCCGACATCATCGGCACCAGTCCCAAGCTTTGGAACGGATGGAAGGATCGCCTGCTGTCGGACCTCTATACGGCCACACGTTATGCGCTGCGCAGCGAAGACGAGTTGCCGTCCGATGCCGCGGCGCGGGTGGCCGCCTGTCGCGAGCAGGCGGAGGCGATATTGGCCAAGGACGGCTATGCGTCCGACGCGCTTGCACGCGTGTGGCGCGGTTTCCCGGAGCAGAGCTTCCTGCGCCATCGGCCCGAGCAGATCGCATGGCAGACGGCTGCGATCCTGGAGGCACGGGGCGCCACGCCGCTGGTCGCCGTGCATCCGCAGTCAGTGCGCGGCACGACCGAACTGTTCGTCTATACACCCGATCGCGATGGCCTGTTTGCCGCGGTGGCGATCATGCTCGACCGGCTGCACTTCTCGGTGATGGAAGCGCGCATCCTGAGCTCGTCCACCGGCATGGCGCTGGATACCTTCCTGCTGCTGGAATCGGAATCGCAGCAACCGGCTTCGCCGGAGCGTGCCGAGGAGCTGAAGCAGCGTCTGCATCGCGCACTCTCGCAGCCGGGCCATGTGCATCAACCGTCGCGACGCAGCATGTCGCGCCATCTCAAGCACTTCCAGGCGACGCCCAAGATCTCCTTCAGTACCGTGAGCGGGCGCACGCGGCTCGCGCTGGTATGCAGTGATCGCCCCGGGTTGCTCGCCGCCGTGGCGCAGGTGATGTTCGAATCGGGAGTGCGGGTACATGACGCGCGTATCGCCACTTTCGGCGAACGCGTGGAAGACTTCTTCCTGATCACCAATCGCCACGATGCACCGCTTGCCATCGATCAGCAGGACAGGCTGCTGCATGCATTGCTCGATCGGCTGGGAACCAGCAGGGCGGCCTGAACGCGCCGGCCGGGATGCCGGCGCGGCAAAGAGACCGCCGTCGAATGGCGGTTTTTCGGCGGGAGAATGATCATTTTCGTTACGTCGGCCCTGTGCCTGCGTTAGCATTCGCGGGTATCCACTCAGTCCTGCGAAACACCCATGCAAAGCATCGAGTCCCTCATCGAGGACGCCTTCGAGCGTCGCAACGAACTGACCCAGGCGGAGATCGAGACGCATCTGCGTCCGGCCGTGGAACAGGTCATCAACCTGCTCGAAAGCGGTGAGCGCCGCGTGGCCGAGCCGGATGGCAAGGGCGGCTGGACGGTCAACCAGTGGATCAAGAAAGCGGTGCTGCTGTATTTCCGCATCAACGGCAACCAGGTGGTCGATGGCGGCCCGGCGCTGGCGTTCGACAAGGTGCCGCTGCGTTTCGCGCATGGCAACGACGCGGAACTGCAGGGCCTCGGCGCCCGCGTGGTGCCGGGCGCGCTGGTGCGTCGTGGTGCGCACGTGGCGAAGGACGCCGTGCTGATGCCGAGCTACGTGAACATCGGCGCCTACGTGGGTGCGGGCACCATGGTCGACACCTGGGCGACGGTGGGTTCGTGCGCCCAGATCGGCGCGGGCGTGCATCTGTCCGGTGGCGTGGGCATCGGTGGCGTGCTTGAACCGCTGCAGGCGAACCCGGCCATCATCGAGGACAACTGCTTCATCGGCGCGCGCTCGGAAGTGGTCGAAGGCGTGATCGTGGAGAAGGGCAGCGTGATCGGCATGGGCGTGTTCCTGGGCCAGTCCACGCGCATCTACAACCGCGCCACCGGCGAAGTCAGCTACGGCCGCGTGCCGGCCGGCAGCGTGGTGGTCGCCGGCAACCTGCCGTCCAAGGACGGTACGCACAGCCTGT
The window above is part of the Dyella jiangningensis genome. Proteins encoded here:
- the glnD gene encoding [protein-PII] uridylyltransferase, which codes for MPVAPIVLPPLPRLPVAVPRSGVSSDARRALRQLLGDVDRALATAFRQGADATALAHRRSESVQRIVVHVWTACLGEVSDAALFAVGGFGRGLLFPHSDVDLLALVGPSEPARLRALEQCFATLWDIGLKVGHAVRDLAQCRALAAQDASVFTSLLDARRLVGDPALEEGLRAIINDPALWPPAAYLAVRLAERDARHARYNDTAYNLEPNLKDGPGGLRTLDSLRWLGRRLAHADDFDDMVAEGLLDPAEKDSLEQSEATLRRYRFALHLEAGRAEERLLFDYQRALAASLGFQDEHEKNLGVEQFMQGYYRAASQVERLGVQIAERFEEMLEPPTAAQPVGEDFVRYGKRLAARDPDIFMRRHAALVEAFIARLGEPGITGFTADTMRRMHQASAVLDGSLGDDHDVLVAFLRLLRLGAPAVEALWRMNRHGLLAAILPAFGKVFGRMQYDLFHVYTVDEHTLRVLRNVARFADPAAATEFPIACEIWPTLPKPELLLLAALFHDIAKGRGGDHSVLGEEEALAFGARLGLPEEDTQLVAWLVRWHLLMSTTAQRQDITDPDVVQRFAETVGDAERLDYLYLLTIADIIGTSPKLWNGWKDRLLSDLYTATRYALRSEDELPSDAAARVAACREQAEAILAKDGYASDALARVWRGFPEQSFLRHRPEQIAWQTAAILEARGATPLVAVHPQSVRGTTELFVYTPDRDGLFAAVAIMLDRLHFSVMEARILSSSTGMALDTFLLLESESQQPASPERAEELKQRLHRALSQPGHVHQPSRRSMSRHLKHFQATPKISFSTVSGRTRLALVCSDRPGLLAAVAQVMFESGVRVHDARIATFGERVEDFFLITNRHDAPLAIDQQDRLLHALLDRLGTSRAA
- the dapD gene encoding 2,3,4,5-tetrahydropyridine-2,6-dicarboxylate N-succinyltransferase, with amino-acid sequence MQSIESLIEDAFERRNELTQAEIETHLRPAVEQVINLLESGERRVAEPDGKGGWTVNQWIKKAVLLYFRINGNQVVDGGPALAFDKVPLRFAHGNDAELQGLGARVVPGALVRRGAHVAKDAVLMPSYVNIGAYVGAGTMVDTWATVGSCAQIGAGVHLSGGVGIGGVLEPLQANPAIIEDNCFIGARSEVVEGVIVEKGSVIGMGVFLGQSTRIYNRATGEVSYGRVPAGSVVVAGNLPSKDGTHSLYAAIIVKQVDEKTRSKTGINELLRSAE